The following proteins are encoded in a genomic region of Spirosoma sp. SC4-14:
- a CDS encoding GAF domain-containing protein produces the protein METKLYTPTLPDQPLLFRLSFRPFVSYLKSQQQQAFSGALDQFYSYLIKQFEQAVILTEQPENDQLVPRLKAYFELATVVVLPLISNDATVPYAFGLPVPLRLYHYSAAFAHLTRLFPLMLTEDKVQESGVDRARFLYRLILEKCYRITVPGYSGPTVRFEQALDGLTRYYQMDINISFVEPHPNGPLPPLEPAWIDFVRYGHPIPAGINPLPLHQFSFEGFSFFKIEDVSEAESIKQLREVFVHLASTPEPVIFQTFETALRNFCGQPGLEVGVMPLTQINGRPFFTPSSQQRSVFLRLSGFQMDADIDPATQRMLDELIHNPQPRRFAGLDALPEFARKVLEQKGIQSFLIYPVTDGPMLLGLLEMGSPRPDAFHDEIFTYIGRILPLIQELLRFQLQQFTNQLEQLIKLRYTSLQPAVEWKFYEAAGLELSLQQAGTVGKAVPIRFSKVYPFYGAVDIRNSSVERQKAIRQDLTDQLAMIDELLKTVQFPDDPVRLAHLRLATTGWQAKVMAGLTPDNELSIGRFLNSEVTPFIRLLESIPDVPTILLQEYFNRMDGETGRFCQAQTNFDHSIDRINVLINTYINQQQKQLQTRFPHYFERFRTDGTEYTLYVGQSIAPNHPFSIEICQYLYEWQLDSMIELAWLTHRLRLQLPLPLQTTQLILAHEQPVDIGFRHDERRFDVEGSYSIRYEVIKKRIDKALIAGTHERLTQPDTIALIYSHATELVQYLPFINRLQAEGKLKPSTEQFDLEPLKGVANLKALRLTINYPGPKSPSEV, from the coding sequence ATGGAAACAAAATTGTATACGCCAACACTACCCGATCAGCCACTACTGTTCCGGTTGTCGTTCCGGCCGTTTGTTAGCTATCTGAAAAGCCAACAACAGCAGGCGTTTTCGGGAGCGTTGGATCAATTTTATAGCTATCTCATCAAACAGTTTGAGCAGGCGGTAATCCTAACGGAACAACCAGAGAACGATCAATTAGTCCCTCGATTGAAGGCGTATTTTGAACTGGCCACGGTAGTCGTATTGCCTCTAATCAGTAACGACGCTACGGTTCCCTATGCATTCGGCCTGCCCGTACCGCTCCGGTTGTATCATTATTCGGCTGCTTTTGCACATCTTACCCGGCTGTTTCCTCTGATGCTTACCGAGGATAAAGTGCAGGAAAGTGGTGTTGACCGTGCCCGGTTTCTCTACCGCTTAATCCTCGAAAAATGCTACAGGATAACCGTGCCAGGTTATTCAGGGCCAACTGTCCGGTTTGAGCAGGCACTGGATGGGCTGACCAGGTATTACCAGATGGACATTAACATTTCATTTGTTGAACCGCACCCCAACGGCCCCCTGCCGCCGTTAGAACCGGCCTGGATCGACTTTGTGCGATATGGCCATCCGATTCCGGCAGGTATCAATCCGTTACCCCTCCATCAGTTCAGTTTCGAAGGCTTTTCATTTTTCAAAATTGAAGACGTTTCGGAAGCCGAATCGATTAAACAACTCCGGGAGGTGTTCGTGCATTTAGCCTCAACGCCCGAACCGGTCATATTCCAGACATTCGAAACCGCCCTGCGTAACTTCTGCGGGCAACCCGGTCTGGAGGTAGGTGTCATGCCGTTGACGCAGATCAACGGGCGTCCCTTTTTTACACCCAGTAGTCAGCAGCGAAGCGTTTTTCTCCGGCTGTCGGGTTTTCAAATGGATGCTGATATAGATCCGGCGACGCAGCGAATGCTGGATGAACTGATTCACAATCCTCAACCCCGCCGATTCGCCGGTTTGGATGCCCTGCCTGAATTTGCCCGTAAGGTGCTTGAGCAAAAAGGCATTCAGAGCTTTTTGATTTATCCGGTTACCGACGGCCCAATGTTGTTGGGCCTACTGGAAATGGGCAGCCCCCGGCCCGATGCCTTCCATGATGAGATTTTTACGTACATCGGCCGGATCCTGCCGCTAATTCAGGAGCTGCTACGGTTTCAGTTGCAGCAGTTTACTAACCAGTTGGAGCAACTTATCAAGCTCCGTTATACTTCCTTACAACCGGCCGTTGAATGGAAATTTTACGAAGCCGCCGGGTTGGAACTCAGTCTGCAGCAGGCGGGCACGGTCGGTAAAGCTGTACCGATACGGTTTTCGAAGGTGTATCCGTTCTACGGCGCGGTGGATATTCGCAACTCTTCAGTCGAGCGCCAGAAAGCCATCAGACAGGACCTTACCGACCAGCTCGCTATGATTGACGAATTACTGAAAACGGTGCAATTCCCAGACGACCCGGTTCGACTGGCTCATCTCCGGCTGGCCACAACTGGCTGGCAGGCCAAGGTAATGGCTGGTCTGACACCTGACAATGAGCTAAGCATTGGACGGTTTCTGAATAGCGAAGTTACGCCGTTCATTCGCTTGCTGGAATCGATTCCGGATGTTCCGACTATACTTCTTCAAGAGTATTTTAATCGGATGGATGGAGAAACCGGTCGATTTTGCCAGGCGCAGACTAATTTTGACCACAGTATTGATCGGATCAACGTGCTGATTAACACCTACATCAACCAACAGCAAAAGCAGTTACAAACCCGGTTTCCGCACTATTTTGAACGCTTTCGTACCGACGGCACCGAATACACGCTGTATGTAGGCCAATCCATCGCACCCAACCATCCGTTCAGCATCGAAATTTGCCAGTACTTGTACGAATGGCAGTTGGACTCGATGATTGAGCTCGCCTGGCTTACCCACCGGCTGCGTCTCCAATTGCCACTGCCACTCCAGACCACCCAATTGATTTTAGCGCACGAACAACCGGTGGATATAGGATTTCGGCACGACGAGCGCCGATTCGATGTCGAAGGGTCGTACAGCATCCGGTACGAGGTGATCAAGAAACGTATCGATAAGGCACTGATTGCGGGTACGCATGAACGCCTGACCCAGCCCGACACGATTGCTCTTATCTACAGCCACGCAACGGAATTAGTTCAATACCTGCCGTTTATCAATCGACTACAGGCCGAAGGTAAACTTAAGCCCAGTACTGAGCAATTTGATCTGGAACCCCTGAAGGGTGTGGCGAATTTGAAAGCCCTGCGGCTAACGATCAACTATCCTGGCCCAAAATCACCTTCTGAAGTATGA
- a CDS encoding BamA/TamA family outer membrane protein translates to MNRLRETRQWFGLVIGYSLPLLGLAQSLPPDSVRHRIILIGDAGRLQQGRNPVIDAVLARHDMHNTQTTLVYLGDNLYPRGLPTETDVDYPALTDVLHYLVTPGLANSNSGKPSKVLFIPGNNDWAQGRYDGRERVQRQGRWLDSLHAPTIRMLPANGCPGPEEIHLSDRLVLVLLDSQWWLHPYDKPGAESDCACKTESEVLARLSDIAHRNHDKVIVVATHHPFRSYGIHGGFFRLREHLFPLTDLSPKLYVPLPGIGSLYPLVRGLFGNVQDLAHPIYHQMVRAIETTLAPAPNVMFVSGHDHSLQYILDGNRPYIVSGTGINRERVKAGKKAQFVSSNWGYVVLDEQIDGRLTVTFYTVNETDSVTEAHSATLFHLPSGPKPITNQPPTSRKENPDSVQVAIAPAYDRAGRLQRWLLGNNYRREWATPVSLPVFDLTRTLGGFTILQRGGGMQTKSLRLEDQTGREWVLRSVQKDPVNALPPALRQTIAKDILQDEISASFPFAPLTVPTLANAAGVPHANPTLVFIPDDPTLGIYRADFANTVGLLEERSPVEGKTISTAKVIDALADDNDNRVDQRALLRARLLDLLIGDWDRHEDQWRWGIRKTDTGREYYPIPRDRDQVFFRADGLLPTLAALPWIQPKFQGFGPKLANVKGAMFNARYVDRLFLSELSAEDWLTEITDLQTVLTDSVLQRAIDQLPPPVRSITGERLLKTLKIRRGWLLREAMTYYRFLAKKVDIPGSDKTELFRVENLKDNKVAVSVFKVTKNNTVAQRMYYRVFDAAVTREICLYGQKGDDRFEVSGSQKVRARVRLIGGKGNDRFVVTGKPSRPLIYDRLTEANNLPAPGTARRRLGSDEAVNRYDPHAFRYDRLAPLLTGGYNPDDGVLAGIGVDWTKQGFRKAPFAAHHRLLISRALATNATAFNYTSTFTDLIGQNDLVFNATARAPNNVANFFGPGNESSYDKSRRIRYYRTRYNLSNVSVLLKRPLGNHIQVTLGPVFQHFTLDSTNNKGRFINTYLPEQPTSLRLEQSYGGLQTSITLDTRTNPTQPQNGVYWNTTLLNLWGFGKQGGQLTQLQTDFTLYTKLGSGDRFVLANRLGGGLTYGSPAFYQLLYLGGHDNLRGFRTYRFAGNHLLYHTIEARLKLFSFQSFLFPGSIGLLAFNDLGRVWLRGETSRRWHDGYGGGLYITPASLLVVTTSVGFSDEGILPYISLGFRF, encoded by the coding sequence ATGAACCGATTGCGTGAAACTCGACAGTGGTTTGGGCTGGTCATCGGGTACTCTCTGCCGTTGCTTGGCCTAGCCCAATCCCTCCCGCCCGATTCAGTAAGGCACCGTATCATCCTGATTGGCGACGCGGGTCGGCTACAACAAGGGCGAAATCCGGTAATTGATGCCGTATTGGCTCGCCATGATATGCACAATACCCAGACCACGCTGGTTTACCTAGGTGACAACTTATATCCCCGCGGCCTGCCCACCGAAACCGATGTCGACTACCCGGCCCTGACCGATGTACTGCATTATCTTGTAACACCCGGACTTGCCAACTCAAACTCGGGCAAGCCAAGTAAAGTGCTGTTCATTCCGGGTAATAACGACTGGGCGCAGGGTCGTTACGACGGCAGGGAGCGTGTACAACGGCAGGGCCGCTGGCTCGACAGCCTTCATGCGCCTACCATCCGGATGCTGCCCGCTAACGGGTGTCCCGGCCCTGAAGAAATTCACCTGAGCGACCGGCTCGTGCTGGTCCTGCTCGATTCGCAGTGGTGGCTCCATCCCTACGACAAGCCGGGAGCAGAATCCGACTGTGCCTGTAAAACTGAGAGTGAAGTGCTGGCCCGACTCTCGGACATCGCTCACCGAAACCACGATAAAGTCATCGTAGTCGCCACCCACCATCCATTTCGCAGCTACGGCATACACGGTGGATTTTTCAGGCTCCGCGAGCATCTGTTTCCCCTCACCGACTTGTCGCCGAAGCTTTACGTACCGCTGCCGGGCATTGGGTCGCTTTACCCATTGGTTCGGGGGTTATTTGGCAACGTGCAGGACCTGGCTCACCCCATCTACCACCAGATGGTGCGGGCTATTGAAACCACCCTGGCCCCAGCTCCCAATGTCATGTTTGTGTCAGGCCACGATCATTCTCTGCAATACATCCTGGACGGCAACCGGCCTTACATCGTGAGTGGAACTGGCATCAACCGGGAGCGCGTTAAGGCTGGAAAAAAGGCTCAGTTTGTCAGCTCAAACTGGGGTTACGTAGTGCTTGACGAACAAATCGATGGCCGGTTAACAGTTACATTCTATACAGTTAACGAAACCGATTCAGTAACCGAAGCCCACTCCGCCACGCTCTTCCATCTGCCCAGTGGACCCAAGCCGATCACTAACCAGCCCCCGACGAGCCGGAAAGAAAACCCCGACAGTGTGCAGGTAGCCATTGCCCCGGCCTATGACCGGGCAGGCCGGCTCCAGCGCTGGCTGCTTGGCAACAATTACCGCCGGGAGTGGGCCACCCCCGTCAGCCTGCCGGTATTCGATCTGACCCGCACCCTTGGTGGTTTCACCATTCTTCAGCGCGGGGGCGGAATGCAAACCAAATCGCTGCGGCTGGAAGATCAAACCGGGCGTGAGTGGGTGTTAAGGTCAGTACAGAAGGACCCGGTAAACGCCCTGCCGCCAGCCCTTCGCCAGACTATCGCCAAAGATATTTTACAGGACGAAATTTCGGCCAGCTTTCCGTTTGCCCCGCTGACGGTGCCGACGCTGGCCAACGCGGCAGGGGTGCCGCACGCCAACCCGACTCTGGTGTTTATACCCGATGACCCGACATTAGGCATCTACCGGGCCGACTTTGCCAATACGGTCGGGCTCCTGGAGGAACGAAGCCCGGTTGAAGGCAAAACGATTAGCACAGCGAAGGTCATTGATGCACTGGCCGACGACAACGATAACCGGGTTGACCAACGGGCCTTGCTGCGGGCGAGGCTGCTAGATCTGCTCATTGGCGACTGGGACCGTCACGAAGACCAGTGGCGTTGGGGCATTCGGAAAACGGATACAGGTCGCGAATACTATCCAATCCCGCGAGACCGCGATCAAGTATTTTTTCGAGCGGATGGCCTGCTTCCTACCCTGGCCGCACTGCCCTGGATCCAACCCAAATTTCAGGGATTTGGTCCAAAACTGGCCAATGTAAAGGGCGCGATGTTCAACGCCCGTTATGTTGACCGGTTGTTTCTGAGCGAGTTAAGCGCCGAAGACTGGCTAACCGAAATTACTGATCTGCAAACTGTATTGACTGACAGCGTCTTGCAAAGGGCCATTGATCAGCTCCCCCCGCCCGTGCGGTCGATAACCGGTGAACGGCTATTGAAAACACTTAAAATTCGACGGGGCTGGCTCCTGCGGGAAGCAATGACCTATTATCGATTTTTAGCCAAAAAGGTGGATATCCCCGGCTCTGACAAAACCGAACTATTCCGGGTAGAAAACCTCAAGGATAATAAGGTAGCGGTTTCCGTCTTTAAGGTTACGAAGAACAATACGGTAGCTCAACGAATGTACTATCGGGTTTTCGACGCAGCCGTTACGCGTGAAATATGTCTTTACGGCCAGAAAGGAGATGATCGTTTTGAGGTTAGCGGGTCACAAAAAGTAAGGGCACGGGTTCGGCTCATCGGTGGCAAGGGCAATGACAGGTTTGTCGTAACCGGTAAACCCTCACGTCCGCTGATTTACGACCGGCTGACCGAAGCCAACAACCTGCCTGCGCCCGGCACGGCCAGACGCCGGTTGGGTTCTGACGAAGCCGTGAACCGGTATGACCCGCATGCGTTCCGGTATGACCGGCTGGCTCCTCTGCTGACAGGGGGCTATAATCCAGACGATGGTGTGTTGGCGGGAATAGGCGTTGACTGGACGAAGCAAGGGTTCCGTAAAGCACCGTTTGCCGCTCACCATCGTCTGCTGATTAGCCGGGCACTGGCCACCAATGCCACAGCCTTTAATTACACTAGTACATTTACCGACCTAATCGGCCAAAATGATCTGGTATTCAACGCGACCGCACGGGCACCTAATAACGTAGCCAATTTTTTCGGGCCGGGTAATGAAAGTTCGTACGATAAAAGCCGCCGGATACGCTACTACCGCACCCGCTATAACCTCAGCAATGTCAGCGTGTTGCTGAAACGACCGTTGGGCAATCATATTCAGGTAACTCTGGGGCCTGTTTTTCAGCACTTTACGCTTGACTCAACAAATAACAAGGGCCGGTTCATCAATACGTATCTACCTGAACAGCCAACCTCGCTGCGGCTGGAACAAAGTTATGGCGGTTTGCAGACCAGTATTACCCTTGATACGCGCACCAACCCAACGCAGCCGCAGAATGGGGTCTACTGGAATACGACACTACTGAATTTGTGGGGATTTGGTAAGCAGGGCGGCCAACTGACGCAGCTCCAGACCGATTTTACACTCTACACGAAGCTTGGCTCAGGCGACAGGTTCGTACTGGCCAACCGGCTGGGGGGAGGGCTGACCTACGGTAGTCCGGCTTTCTATCAGTTGCTATACCTCGGTGGTCACGATAACCTTCGGGGCTTTCGAACGTACCGGTTTGCGGGTAACCATTTGTTGTACCATACTATTGAAGCCCGGCTCAAGCTATTCAGTTTTCAATCGTTTTTGTTTCCCGGCAGCATCGGGCTGCTGGCCTTCAACGATTTGGGGCGGGTCTGGCTTCGGGGCGAAACCTCCCGGCGCTGGCACGATGGTTATGGGGGGGGACTGTACATTACCCCTGCCAGCCTATTGGTGGTAACGACATCGGTCGGTTTCTCTGATGAAGGCATTTTACCTTATATATCACTTGGATTTCGGTTTTAA
- a CDS encoding glycoside hydrolase family 3 N-terminal domain-containing protein — protein sequence MKRLLKWLLYGIGGLIAVLLLTYIFFFFKWQVVSSRNRSLLGPEVSTLTVAGYTFRDLNKNGKLDGYEDSRLPTEQRVENLLSQMTLDEKAGLLFITMIPLGTDGAVSDIPGFSNPFSLIMETPSTMLVRKKMNHFNFVQSLEPDQMLTWHNGIQKMAERTRLGIPVTLASDPRHVATNKPGIGIKTPGFSNWCGPLGFAAIGDTTLMREFGDIARQEYRAMGIRLALSPQIDLATEPRWARFNGTFGEDATLTASLTKAFILGFQGDSIGTQSVACMAKHFPGGGAQKDGEDSHFAAGRAQAFPGRNFPYHLIPYEQGAFPAHVAQIMPNYSIPVGQTSEDVAAAFNKDLITGLLRKKYHFDGVVCTDWAVVNGIPYFKEASAWGVENLTPEQRVEKILNAGCDMFGGEAAPELVISLVKRGKISEDRINTSVRRVLRDKFRLGLFDQPYLTKADQRILGNPVFIRKGREAQRRSLVLLKNENLLPLKKRVKLYIQGFDETVVKQFAEVVARPEEADYVLLKLNTPYTPRHGNLMDLFIHQGRLDFPADEKEKLLALMKIKPTITILSVDRPMVIPELNAQSRAVIADFDCEDRIVLELIMGRFKPTGKLPFEFPSSVQSVEQQKEDLPYDSSHPLYAFGAGLSYR from the coding sequence ATGAAACGATTGTTAAAATGGCTTCTGTACGGCATCGGTGGGTTGATTGCTGTACTTTTACTGACGTACATATTTTTTTTCTTCAAATGGCAGGTGGTCTCCTCCCGGAACAGAAGTTTACTCGGCCCGGAAGTATCCACGCTAACTGTAGCCGGGTATACGTTTCGGGACTTGAACAAAAATGGCAAACTGGATGGCTACGAAGATAGTCGGTTGCCTACGGAGCAGCGAGTGGAGAATTTGCTGAGTCAGATGACACTTGACGAAAAAGCCGGACTATTGTTCATTACCATGATTCCGCTTGGAACTGATGGGGCGGTCAGCGATATCCCAGGTTTCAGCAACCCATTCTCCTTGATCATGGAAACGCCATCGACCATGCTGGTGCGGAAAAAGATGAACCACTTCAACTTTGTTCAATCCCTGGAGCCTGACCAAATGCTCACCTGGCATAACGGCATCCAGAAAATGGCCGAACGTACCCGGCTGGGCATTCCTGTCACGCTGGCTTCTGATCCGCGTCATGTAGCAACTAATAAACCAGGAATTGGCATAAAAACGCCCGGTTTTTCGAACTGGTGCGGCCCGTTAGGGTTTGCAGCCATCGGCGATACGACCCTGATGCGTGAGTTTGGGGATATTGCCCGGCAGGAATATCGGGCCATGGGCATTCGCCTGGCGTTGTCACCCCAGATTGACCTTGCCACCGAACCCCGCTGGGCACGCTTCAACGGCACGTTTGGCGAAGACGCTACCCTCACGGCCAGCCTAACCAAAGCGTTCATTTTAGGCTTTCAGGGCGATAGCATTGGAACGCAGAGCGTAGCGTGCATGGCAAAGCACTTTCCCGGCGGGGGGGCACAAAAGGACGGGGAAGATTCGCATTTTGCTGCCGGTCGGGCGCAGGCGTTTCCGGGTCGAAACTTCCCGTACCACCTCATCCCCTATGAGCAGGGGGCATTTCCGGCCCACGTTGCCCAAATTATGCCCAACTATAGCATTCCCGTTGGGCAAACCAGCGAGGACGTAGCAGCTGCCTTTAATAAGGATCTTATTACGGGTTTGCTACGAAAGAAATACCACTTCGACGGCGTAGTGTGTACCGATTGGGCTGTCGTTAACGGTATTCCGTACTTCAAAGAAGCCTCGGCTTGGGGCGTAGAAAACCTCACACCCGAACAGCGCGTCGAAAAAATCCTGAACGCCGGCTGCGATATGTTCGGAGGAGAGGCCGCTCCTGAGTTAGTCATTTCGCTGGTTAAACGTGGTAAAATCAGTGAGGATCGGATCAATACGTCGGTTCGACGGGTACTGCGCGACAAGTTCCGACTAGGTCTATTCGACCAACCCTACCTGACCAAAGCGGATCAGCGGATACTCGGTAATCCAGTATTTATCCGCAAAGGCCGTGAAGCCCAACGGCGTTCGTTGGTACTGTTAAAGAACGAAAACCTGTTACCTCTGAAAAAACGGGTAAAGCTATACATCCAGGGCTTTGACGAAACGGTCGTAAAGCAGTTTGCCGAGGTGGTGGCAAGGCCCGAAGAAGCCGACTATGTGCTGTTGAAACTCAACACCCCCTATACTCCCCGCCATGGTAATCTGATGGACCTGTTTATCCACCAGGGAAGACTTGACTTTCCGGCTGACGAGAAAGAAAAGCTGCTTGCACTCATGAAAATCAAGCCCACCATTACTATACTGTCGGTCGACCGGCCAATGGTCATTCCGGAACTGAACGCACAAAGCCGGGCGGTCATTGCCGATTTTGACTGCGAAGACCGGATTGTACTCGAACTTATTATGGGGCGATTCAAGCCCACTGGCAAGTTGCCCTTCGAATTTCCTTCCTCGGTTCAGTCGGTCGAACAGCAGAAAGAAGACCTGCCTTACGATTCATCCCATCCACTTTATGCGTTTGGCGCTGGATTAAGCTACCGCTGA
- a CDS encoding phospholipase A gives MNPLYRQLWLLILVCLAPVNSRGQMLIPGQPLITPDSTARLNERIGKEPYFTIFRDNYFLVGTALNERPRSTNSDAKFQISFRIRTASLPWLLNTHLYLMYTQRSFWDIFRPSLPFRETNYNPGLGIGRFFYINHRAIHAIFCQVEHESNGRDSVMSRSWNRVSFIYLAKTPRLTMGLKVWVPFGQEPVGDDKELLTRYYGYGEISGYYRLFPNQYFILDWTVRKGTHNWKGQVQTGLRWKPRADWNQYLYLQFFGGYGESLLEVQQRVFKARLGVVFSPGSPVPL, from the coding sequence ATGAATCCACTTTACCGACAGCTTTGGTTATTGATACTAGTTTGCTTGGCACCAGTCAATAGCCGGGGCCAGATGCTTATACCGGGCCAGCCATTGATCACGCCTGACAGCACTGCCCGGCTAAATGAGCGGATCGGCAAAGAACCGTATTTCACAATCTTCCGAGACAATTACTTTCTGGTTGGTACGGCGCTCAATGAACGTCCGCGTTCTACCAACTCCGACGCTAAATTTCAGATCAGTTTTCGCATCCGCACCGCCAGTTTACCATGGCTACTTAACACGCATCTATATCTGATGTACACCCAGCGATCGTTCTGGGATATTTTTCGCCCATCGCTCCCGTTTCGAGAAACTAACTACAACCCGGGCTTAGGCATCGGCCGGTTCTTTTATATCAACCATCGAGCCATTCATGCCATTTTTTGTCAGGTGGAACACGAATCCAATGGCCGAGACAGTGTCATGAGCCGAAGCTGGAACCGGGTATCCTTTATTTACTTAGCCAAAACTCCACGGTTGACGATGGGGCTGAAGGTTTGGGTTCCCTTTGGTCAGGAACCCGTAGGTGACGATAAGGAATTGCTGACGCGCTATTACGGCTATGGTGAAATATCCGGCTATTACCGATTATTTCCCAACCAGTATTTTATTCTTGACTGGACGGTACGCAAAGGCACTCATAACTGGAAGGGCCAGGTGCAGACGGGCTTACGCTGGAAACCCAGAGCCGACTGGAATCAGTACCTCTATCTTCAATTCTTTGGCGGTTATGGCGAATCGCTGCTTGAGGTTCAGCAGCGGGTCTTTAAGGCCCGCTTAGGCGTGGTTTTCTCGCCCGGCAGCCCGGTGCCGCTTTGA
- a CDS encoding ion transporter, with product MGLRKKLYHIVENRQGKRWWPNLVFTNILFTAILLNAVTYVLSTIPGSQRQHQGLWTSFARFSLVFFILEYMLRLWVCVEDNQYKHKIWGRLKFVLSPTAIIDLLTILSFVLASLSPKLAVIRILQLFRLLRIPRYARSLRLIVQVLGHKKDELVLSTTLVLFMLLLLSSIMYYIENRFQPHQFSSIPATMWWGINAMTTVGYGDIYPITSVGKFIGGLTAMLGVGLFALPTGIIVSGFIEHVRGQKEPVRQRCPHCHQEIYP from the coding sequence ATGGGACTTCGCAAAAAGCTGTATCACATAGTAGAAAACAGGCAAGGCAAACGCTGGTGGCCAAATCTTGTATTTACCAATATTTTGTTCACAGCCATTTTATTGAATGCTGTCACTTATGTGCTGAGTACTATACCCGGCTCACAACGACAGCATCAGGGGTTGTGGACCTCGTTTGCCCGGTTTTCTCTGGTCTTCTTTATACTGGAGTATATGCTCAGGCTGTGGGTATGTGTTGAGGATAACCAGTATAAACATAAGATATGGGGCCGACTAAAGTTCGTACTGTCTCCTACGGCCATAATTGACCTACTTACTATCCTATCCTTCGTTTTAGCGTCCCTGTCGCCCAAATTAGCCGTTATTCGCATCTTACAGCTATTTCGGCTGCTGCGTATTCCGCGCTACGCCCGTTCGCTACGCCTGATCGTTCAGGTACTGGGCCACAAAAAAGATGAGTTAGTACTGAGCACTACGCTTGTTCTATTTATGCTTCTGCTACTATCGAGCATCATGTATTACATAGAGAATCGCTTCCAGCCCCATCAGTTTTCAAGCATTCCGGCTACTATGTGGTGGGGTATTAATGCAATGACTACGGTTGGCTACGGTGATATTTACCCTATCACGTCAGTAGGTAAATTCATTGGAGGCCTGACGGCCATGTTGGGCGTCGGCTTGTTTGCCCTGCCTACCGGCATTATCGTATCTGGCTTTATTGAACACGTTCGGGGGCAGAAAGAACCGGTACGACAACGCTGTCCGCATTGCCATCAGGAGATTTATCCGTAA